From a single Stackebrandtia endophytica genomic region:
- a CDS encoding S9 family peptidase, which produces MQTPPVAKRIDSQRTHHGDTVNDPYSWLRDPENPETIAYLTAENDYTENLNNHLSDLRETLFNEIKKRTQETDLTVPYRRGDWWYYSRTEEGKQYPIHCRVKAAGDTPPELSDDGGPLAGEDVLLDQNALAEGHDFFSLGVFDLSCDQNLLAYGTDYSGNERFTLRFKDLRTGEDLPDVVEGVFYGGAWSRNGDYFFYATVDEAWRPNQVWRHRLGDSGEDTLVYTETDERFWTGIELSRSEEYLFCESHSKVTSEIRFLAADDPTGDFTVFGAGRRQNVEVNVDHQGDRFLVLHNDGAENFTLGWTPVSDTNQFHTILEHREDTRLEGVSAFADHVVVHLRTQGLSGIRILPNEGAARDISFDEPVYTTAPSANPEYRTSMLRLSYQSLVTPESVYDYDVDSGELLLRKQKAVLGDYRPEDYVQQREWATASDGTRVPISIVRRADVPTDGTAGCLLYGYGSYETSIDPYFSIPRLSLLDRGVVFAIAHIRGGGEMGRHWYEDGKMLHKKNTFTDFVACAEHLVETGWSAPDRLVARGGSAGGLLMGAITNLAPGRFAGVCAEVPFVDALNTILDPTLPLTVIEWDEWGDPLHNAEVYQYMKEYTPYENIEATDYPAILAVTSLNDTRVGFHEPAKWIAELRHRATGGPFLLKTEMEAGHGGRSGRYDAWREESFNLAWILDRMGKS; this is translated from the coding sequence ATGCAGACGCCACCGGTTGCCAAAAGAATCGACAGCCAGCGCACTCATCACGGGGACACCGTCAACGATCCCTATTCGTGGTTGCGCGACCCTGAAAATCCCGAAACCATCGCCTACTTGACCGCTGAAAACGACTACACCGAAAACCTGAACAATCACCTCTCCGATCTTCGCGAAACGTTGTTCAACGAGATCAAGAAACGCACACAGGAAACCGATCTCACGGTTCCCTATCGACGTGGAGACTGGTGGTATTACAGCCGAACCGAAGAGGGGAAGCAGTATCCGATTCATTGTCGGGTAAAAGCTGCGGGCGACACGCCACCCGAATTGAGCGACGACGGCGGCCCCCTGGCCGGTGAAGACGTTCTGTTGGATCAGAACGCACTCGCCGAAGGCCACGACTTCTTCTCGCTGGGCGTTTTCGACCTGTCCTGCGACCAGAATCTGTTGGCCTACGGAACCGACTATTCAGGTAACGAACGATTCACCCTGCGGTTCAAGGACCTGCGCACCGGCGAGGATCTCCCGGACGTCGTCGAGGGGGTGTTCTACGGCGGTGCCTGGAGCCGCAACGGCGACTACTTTTTCTACGCGACCGTCGACGAGGCGTGGCGTCCCAACCAAGTCTGGCGGCACCGGCTGGGTGACAGCGGCGAGGACACCCTCGTCTACACCGAGACCGACGAGCGGTTTTGGACCGGTATCGAACTGTCACGCAGCGAGGAGTACCTGTTCTGCGAATCGCATTCCAAGGTGACCTCGGAAATCCGATTCCTGGCCGCCGACGACCCGACCGGTGATTTCACCGTTTTCGGGGCGGGCCGCCGCCAGAATGTCGAAGTGAATGTGGATCATCAGGGCGACCGGTTCCTGGTACTCCACAACGACGGCGCCGAGAACTTCACTCTCGGATGGACGCCGGTTTCGGACACCAATCAATTCCACACCATTCTCGAACATCGCGAGGACACTCGGCTGGAGGGTGTCAGCGCGTTCGCCGATCACGTCGTTGTGCATTTGCGGACCCAGGGTCTGTCCGGTATTCGCATTCTCCCCAATGAGGGTGCCGCACGTGACATCAGTTTCGATGAGCCGGTGTACACGACGGCACCGTCGGCGAACCCGGAATATCGCACCTCGATGCTACGACTGTCCTATCAGTCGCTGGTGACTCCGGAATCGGTCTACGACTACGACGTCGATTCGGGGGAACTGCTGCTGCGCAAGCAGAAGGCGGTTCTGGGTGACTACCGTCCCGAGGACTACGTCCAACAGCGTGAGTGGGCGACCGCCTCGGACGGCACCAGGGTCCCGATCTCGATCGTGCGGCGGGCCGATGTTCCGACCGACGGCACCGCGGGCTGCCTGCTATACGGCTACGGCAGCTATGAAACCAGTATCGACCCGTACTTCTCGATTCCGCGACTGTCGCTGTTGGACCGGGGCGTGGTCTTCGCGATCGCGCACATTCGAGGCGGAGGCGAGATGGGCCGTCATTGGTACGAGGACGGCAAGATGCTGCACAAGAAGAACACCTTCACCGACTTCGTGGCCTGCGCCGAGCACCTGGTCGAGACCGGCTGGTCAGCTCCCGACCGGTTGGTCGCGAGGGGTGGCTCCGCCGGTGGTCTGCTGATGGGCGCCATCACCAACCTGGCTCCCGGGCGTTTCGCCGGAGTGTGCGCCGAGGTGCCGTTCGTCGACGCGTTGAACACCATTTTGGACCCGACGCTGCCACTGACGGTCATCGAGTGGGACGAGTGGGGCGACCCGCTGCACAACGCCGAGGTCTACCAGTACATGAAGGAGTACACGCCGTACGAGAACATCGAGGCGACCGACTATCCGGCGATCCTGGCGGTCACCAGTCTCAACGACACCCGTGTCGGGTTCCACGAGCCGGCGAAGTGGATCGCGGAGCTTCGGCACCGCGCCACGGGTGGTCCGTTCCTGTTGAAGACGGAGATGGAGGCCGGCCACGGTGGACGGTCGGGCCGCTACGACGCCTGGCGTGAGGAGTCGTTCAACCTGGCGTGGATCCTGGACCGGATGGGCAAGTCCTGA